From Nocardia sp. XZ_19_385:
CACCAGGCCCTTCAGCAGCGTGTCCCGGTCGAATCCGGGCGGGAACGGCGAACCCGCCCAGGCGGCTTTGTCTTTGGTGGACAGCGCGGTCCACGCCTCCACGACCTGGGCGGTGGCGGTGCCGAGTTCGTTCTGCTTGCTCTGCAGATCGGCGCGCACCTTGTCGGACTTCGCGGCGGCGTCGTGCGCGGCGTCGGAGGCGGCGCGGGCGGCGGACTCGGCGGCCGAGGCGGCGTCGGTGGCCTTCTTGAACTGCTTGAGCTGATCGGTGGTCTGCGCGGTCATCACGTCCAGCACCGACATCTGGTCGAGCAGCTGCTGCGGCGAGTCACTGGTCAGTACCGCGAACATGCGATTGGTCTTCGCGCCCTGATAGGTCGCGATCGCGGTGCGGTCGATGACCGGCTGGAATTTACGGACCTCGTCGCGAGCGGCGTTGAGCGAGCCGCGCTTGGTCGCGAGAGTGGCGTCGGCGTCGCGCTGGAGGGCGAGCTTGGCGTCGAGATCGGACTGCGCGTTGAGCGCTTCCTCGTTGAGCTTCTCGGACTCACGGGATAGCTCGATCATCTTCTGCACCGCTTCACCGGCGGTGGCGGGCATCGCTACCGGGTCGGCGCCGGCCGGTCCGATGCAGACGGTCGCGGCCAGGATTCCCGCCGCAAGTACCCCTCCCACAACACGATTGGTGCGAAGTGTTCTGTGTGCGGCCACGGCCTGCCTTGCCCCGTTCTCTGTCATTGAGCGATGCGTTGCAGTTGTCCCGAGCGGCGCGGTCGAGGTTTGACAACGGCGCAACCCGGGTAGGTCTCGATTAGGTTACGGAACGGCGTAGGTCTGTGTCCAGTAGGGAACGAACTGGTCACACCCCGGCTGGGTATGTTGCCGATGCCGCCGGATCGCGCGTGGCGACCCGACGGCATCAAAGCGCTTGGAGCCCAGCCGAGTTCGGCGTTCAGTAGCGGCGCGCGCCCGCGAACGGCATCTCGGACATCGAGGCGACCTTCACCGGGACACCGGAGGTGGAAGCGTGGATGACCTGGCCGTCGCCCGCGTACAGGCCGGAGTGGCCGCCGCCGTAGAACGACACCACGTCGCCGGGCTGCAGCGCGTCGGCCGAGACCGGGGTGCCCGCGGACAGCTGGGCGCCGCTGGTGCGGGGGAGCTCCATGCCGGCCTGACGGTAGGCCCACTGGACCAGACCCGAGCAGTCGAAGGCGTTCGGGCCGGCGGCGCCGTAGACGTACGGGGCGCCGACCTTGGATTGGGCCGCCTCCAGGGCGATTTCGCCGGCGGTCTTCACCGGGGCGGGCGGAACGAACGGGCCGGGGGCCGGATTGGGCACCTCGATGCCCGGAATGCCCGCCGGGATCGGGATCTCGTTGGGCACCTCGAAGGTACCCACACCGGGGATGGTCACCGGCTGTGCCGACGCGGGGGCCGCGGGCAGGAGGATCGCGCCGATGGTGGCAGCGCCGACGGCGCCGACGGCAACGGCACGCCGCGCCCCTCGCTTGACGGAGTTAGTCGCCATGATGCGGTTTCTTCCAATCTGCCCCACGACGCTGCACCCGGTCTGGTGCGGCGGACTGCGTGCCGTCCGCACCGTCTCCGTGAACGGGTCTGGTGCGGCGGACTCCGTGAGGTCTCGAAAAGGTTACGAACACATCACGGGGCTTTGTAAAGCCGTACCGGTCGGAATTGGGGGTGCACCACCAATTTGCGCATGCATATCTGCGAGATATCTCACACGGATCACGAAACAATAAAGACCGACCGTTATCAGGGATTTCTCAGATGGTCACCCGGCGCGTCGCAGGCCCTGTACCGGCTACGATAGGGAGCCGATATGGGCATGTTCGCCCAGGTAGTCGAGATGCTGAAGATCGTCGGCGAGGCCCTGGATCGGTCGAGTGTCCAAAACTCGGGTGACACGCCGGGTTGCTACCGCGGCAGAGTCGGACACGCCCGGGCCGTTTATTTAGACCAGTGTTGAATGTGACCTGCATCACATTTTGGTTAACTAGATCGAATTGCGGGGATCGAAACGAAAACCTCGCGCGGAATTCGACAGTTTCTTCGTGAGTTTTGTTGTCGGCTCAACCTGTTGTCCTGGGCTTTCTCGCGCTGGCCAACTTGTCGGTGCCTGCCTCTACGCTGCACGCCGTGCCCGACCCGCGCGCCGCAAAGCAGCTGGCCTTCGATGAGCTCGATACCCCGCTGTACGACACAACTTTCGTCATCGTGGACCTGGAAACGACTGGGACCAGCCCGGATGGCGACGCGATCACCGAGATCGGCGCGGTGAAGGTGCGCGGCGGCGAGGTGCTCGGCGAGTTCGCCACCCTGGTCAACCCGGGCCGCGAGATCCCGCCGCAGGTCGTGCACATCACCGGAATCACGCACGCCATGGTTTACGACGCGCCGCGAATCGAGCTGGTGCTGCCCGGGTTTCTCGAATTCGCCAAGGGCGCGGTGCTGGTCGCGCACAACGCGCGCTTCGACACCGCGTTCCTGAAGGCCGCCGCGGCGCGCTGTGACACCGCCTGGCCGAATCCGCCCGTGCTGTGCACGGTGAAGCTGGCACGCCGGGTACTGACGCGCGACGAAGCGCCTTCGGTACGGCTCGGGGTGCTGGCGCACGTCCTCGGTGCGAGCACCCAGCCGACGCACCGCGCCCTCGACGACGCCCGCGCCACCGTCGACGTGCTGCACGCGCTCATCGCCCGGGTGGGCAACCAAGGGGTGCACAGTCTTACCGAGCTGCTGGACTACCTCCCCAATGTGACGACCGGCCAGCGCGCCAAGCGGGTGCTCGCCACCGATCTGCCCGCCAGTCCCGGGGTGTACCTGTTCCGCGGGCCCTCAGACGAAGTCCTCTATATAGGCACCGCGGTGAATCTGCGCCGCCGTGTCCGGAATTACTTCACCGGCTCGGAAACTCGCGGGCGGATGAAGGAAATGGTCTCGCTGGCAACGCGCGTCGACCACGTGGTGTGCGCGCACGCGCTGGAAGCCGGTGTACGGGAACTGCGCCTGCTCGTCGCGCACGCGCCGCCGTACAACCGGCGCTCGAAATTTCCCAAGAAGGCGTGGTGGCTGACGCTGACCGACGAGCCTTTCCCGCGCTTCGCGGTGGTGCGCACCCCGACTCGAGATGCGCTGGGCCCCTTCAACTCTCGCCTCGACGCCACCGACATCGCGGCGACCGTCGCCGAACACATCGGACTGCGCACCTGCACCACCCGGCTGCCGCGCACCGGCGTCCACGATTGCCCGCCCGCGGTAGTCGGCGGCTGCCCCGCGGCTCGTCTCTCCGAAATCCCTATGAATACAAAGGAATACGCGCCCATCGCCGCAGCGGTCCGGGACCTTTTCTCCGGCCGCTCCGACACCCCGGTCCGGGCGATCCTCGCCCAGCTCGAAACCCACTCCCGCGCCGAACATTTCGAAGCCGCCGCCCGCCTGCGCGATCGCGCGGTCACCGTTGTGCGGGCTATCGCCCGAACCCAGCGCCTCGCCGCCATCGCCCGCATCCCCGAACTCGTCGCCGCCCACCCCGACGGTGCGGGCGGCTGGGAATTCTCCGTCATCAGATACGGGCGCCTCGCGGGCGCAGGCAATGCCCGGCGCGGCGTCGCACCCATGCCGGTCGTCGAGCACCTCGTAGCCTCCGCTGAAACCGTTCTCCCTGAGGGAATCGCCCCACCCGCTGACCTCGCACCGCCGTCCATCGAGGGCCCACCCTTGCTCGGCGGCTCCCCAGAAGAGATAGGCCTCGTCGTCCGCTGGCTCGCCCGCCCCGGCGTCCGCATCGTGCGCAGCACCGCGGGTTATTGGGAACCGCTTTACGGCGCCGCCCGCTGGCTGACATGGGCCGACCAGGCCGAGGCCGCCGCGCGCACCGAACTCGCGGGAGCGGAGTACCTCGGCCAACTAGGCTGACCACCATGATTAACGCGATCGTGCTCATCCACGCCGAAAACGGCCGCATCCCGGAGACCGCCCAGGCCGTCGCCGACACCGCAGGCGTCACCGAGGTCTACTCCTGCGCCGGCGATGTCGACCTGATCGCGATCGTCCGCGTCCGCGACCACGAAAAGATCGCCGAAGTGGTCACCGCGGGCATCGACAAGGTCCCGGGCGTCCTGCGCACCACCACCCACATCGCCTTCAAGTCCTACTCGAGCGCCGACGTCGAGGCCGGATTCTCACTGGGGGAGTGACCCGCGTGCTGCACGAGCTGTGGGACGAAGGTGCGGGCTGCTGGACCTTCTGTCTTGCGGGCCCACGTGGCGACGCCGCCCGCGCACGACTCGAACCGGGCGCGCGGCTGGTGTGGAAGCTCGAGGCAGCCAGCCACTTCGGGGCGATGACCGAGTACTACCGGTATCAGGGTTGGGGCATCTACACGACGCCCCAACCCGAGTACGACCACAAGACCTACGCCGAACTCGGCTGGGAGTAGGTCAGTTCTCGCCGAGGGTGTTGGTGAGCTTGGCCCAGTTGTCCAGCAGCGCAGCGGATTTGCCGCTGTCGATGGCGGCGGCGGCGCGTTCGATGCCGGCGGCCAAGGCGTCGTGGACGTCGATGTCGGGGTCGCCTTCGCCGCGGGACCAGTCGTAGGCGACGATCGCGGCGGCCGAGTTGACCAGTACCGCGTCGCGGACCGGGCCCGATTCACCGGCGAATACCGCGCGGGCGATGCCCGCGTTGGTGTCGGCGTCGCCGCCGCGCAGGGCGTCGAGGTGGACGCGGGGGATGCCGAGGCGGGTCGGGTCGATGACGGTTTCGCGGAGGCGGCCGCCGGAGACGATCCAGGCGGCGGTGGTGTCGGAGGTGGTGATCTCGTCGAGGCCGTCGTTGCCGCGGACCACCAGGGCACTGGCGCCGCGTTCGGCGAAGACGCCCGCGACCACCGGCACCAGGTCGGTGAAGGCGCAGCCGACCAAGCCCGCGCGGGGCTGGGCCGGATTCGTGAGCGGGCCGAGGATGTTGAAGACGGTGGGGATGCCTATTTCTTTACGGGCCGCGCCCGCGAAGCGCAGCGCCGGATGGAAGACGGGGGCGAAACAGAAGCCGATCCCCGCTTCGCGGACACACTGCGCGACCGCGTCCGGACCGAGATTGAGCTTCACGCCCAGCGCTTCGAGGACGTCGGCGCCGCCACTCTTGGACGAGGCGGCGCGGTTGCCGTGCTTGACCACGGGCACTCCGGCCGAGGCGACCACGATCGAAGACATGGTGGAGATGTTCACCGAGCCGGAACGGTCGCCGCCGGTGCCGACGATGTCGACGGCGTCACCGTCGACGTGCACCAGGCGGGCGTGGGAGAGCATGCCGGCGGCGAGGCCGCCGAGTTCCGCGGGCGTCGGGCCCTTGATCTTCATCGCGACGCCGAACGCGGCGATCTGCGCCGAGGTCGCGTTGTCGGACATGATCTCGTTCATCGCCCAGGTGGTGTCGTCCGCCGCCAGGTCGCCGCCATCGGCGAGAGTCCCCAATACCTGTGGCCAGCTACGCATGTGTCCTTCTCCCTATTACTGGTTCACCACCAGTCTGTCGCGATGCAGCCTATCGGGCCAGACGTTATTCCCCGGGACTCGGTTGCAGAGCGTCCCACCCGTCGGCGAATCCGTCGTGGCGCTGCGCGAGCCCGGCCATCCGGGACCGTTCCTGTGAGCAGTGCAGGGCGTCGAGCACCTGTACTCGTCGCAGGACGAGGGTTTGGAGCTCGTCGGCAGTCGCTTCGGCGGGCTCGGGGGCGTATCCGTCCTGCGCGGCGATCTCGCAGACACGCCCGACCTGCGCAGCGGGAATCCGGAGATGATGGCGGAGCACCGCGGGGGCGTCGGTAACCCATGTGGTCGCGCGCGCGAGTGCCGCCGAACAGGCCTCCGCGTCCTCGAAACTCGCGGCGACCACGACCAGATCCGACCGGTCGGGATCCAGCGGCGCCGGTGCGCCACGCCCGAACAGGCGTCGCAACAAACCCTTCACAGAGACCTCCATCTCAGCAATTCCTCAGCGCCGCCTGCCATGCTAGGCCCGGTCATCCTGCGCAAATACCCACGCGTCCTGCACAAACACAGACACGCCGACGCCGGTGCGAGACCCGCTCTGTCCGTGCGTTTTCCGACACGGCCGGACAAGTTTCGCACCCGGGTACTTGTGTCGTACTACGACGAGTCATACTTACCGGCGTGACGACCGCAGTAGGCACCCCAGGATCGGCCATTACTCAGCGTGTGCATTCGCTGAACCGGCCCAACATGGTCAGCGTCGGTACCATCATCTGGCTGTCGAGCGAGTTGATGTTCTTCGCCGGGCTCTTCGCCATGTATTTCGTCGCGCGCGCACAGGCCCACGGCAACTGGCCGCCGGAACCGACCGAGCTGAACCTCACCCTCGCCGTACCGGTCACGGCCGTGCTCGTCGCCTCCTCGTTCACCTGCCAGATGGGTGTGTTCGCGGCGGAGCGCGGCGATGTGTTCGGACTGCGCCGCTGGTATGTCATCACCCTGGCCATGGGTGCGTTCTTCGTCGGCGGTCAGGCCTACGAGTACTACCACCTGGTCCACGAGGGCACCTCGATCTCCAGCAGCGCCTACGGCTCGGTGTTCTACATGACCACCGGCTTCCACGGCCTGCACGTGATCGGCGGCCTGATCGCGTTCGTGTTCCTGCTGATCCGCACCAAGGTCAGTAAGTTCACGCCCGCGCAGGCGACCGCCGCGATCGTGGTCTCGTACTACTGGCACTTCGTCGACATCGTCTGGATCGGGCTGTTCGCCACGATCTACTTCGTCCGTTAACCGGGCGACACCCAGCTACGTACAAGTCGGTTCCGTCTACTCCAAAGGGACACAGATGAGTTCATCTCCCCCGTCAGCGCCAGAGCCCGCCGCCAGCGTCGGGAATGGCCAGGCCACCAAGGTTCGTAAGCAGCGCCGCCTGCGCAGGCGCATCGCTGGCGGACTCGCGCTGCTGGTTGGTCTCGTCGGAGCCGGTTTCCTGGCCACGGCCCTCACCCCGGAGCCGCAGGTCGCCACGGCCAACCAGGACCAGACCGCGCTGATCCGCGAGGGTAAGCAGCTCTACGACACCTCCTGCATCACCTGCCACGGTGCCAACCTGCAGGGCATCACCGACCGCGGTCCGAGCCTTGTCGGCGTCGGCGACGCGGCGGTGTACTTCCAGGTGTCCACGGGCCGTATGCCGCTGGCCGCCAATCAGGCTCAGGCCGCGCGCAAGCCCGTCAAGTTCGACGCCGCGCAGACCGACGCGCTGATGGCCTACATCCAGGCAAACGGTGGCGGCCCCACCGTCGTGCGTGACGCCAACGGTGAGATCGCGCAGGAATCGCTGCGTGGCGCCGACGTCGCCCGCGGTTCGGAGCTGTTCCGGATGAACTGCGCGTCCTGCCACAACTTCACCGGCCGGGGCGGCGCGCTGTCCTCCGGTAAGTACGCGCCGCCGTTGAACGAGGCGAACGAACAGCAGATCTACGCCGCCATGCTCACCGGCCCGGAGAACATGCCTAAGTTCTCCGACCGGCAGCTGACGCCGGAAGAGAAGCGCGACATCGTCGCCTACGTCCGCAACGCCGACGAGGAATCCGCGCCGGGTGGCTGGGATCTGGGTGGTTTCGGCCCCGCGACCGAGGGTCTGGCCGCCTGGGTGATCGGCATCGTCGCGATCGTCGGTGCCGCGATGTGGATCGGATCAAGGTCATGACGGACAAGGAGCCAAACGACATGGGTCGGCCGGATGAGGGCCAAGACAGCGAGCTGTCGAAAGTGACGCACGAGGTCGACGTCAACCGCGACTACACCGAGGCCGAACTCGACGCGATGTCGCGGGACGAGCTGGTCAAGCTCGGCACCATGCGCGACGGCGTCGACGTCGCCTACCGCCGCGAGCGTTTCCCGATCCCGGGCACCCGGGCCGAGAAGCGCGCCGAGCGTGAGGTGAGCTTCTGGTTCGCCGTGTCCGCGCTGTCCGCGGCCGCCCTGATCGGCGTGTTCCTGTTCTGGCCCTGGGAATTCAAGGGCAAGAACGAGGAGGGCCACCAGGCCTACTCGTTGTTCACCCCGCTGATCGGTCTCACCTTCGGCATCTCCATTCTGGTCGTCGGCGTCGCGGTCGTGCTGATCCGCAAGAAGTTCATCCCGGCCGAACTGTCGATCCAGGATCGCCACGACGGTCCCTCGCCCGAGGTCGAGCGCCGTACCCTGGCCGCTCAGCTCGGCGACGCGCTCGACACCTCCACCCTGGCCCGCCGCAAGATGATCACCCGCACCGCGGGCGCCGGTCTCGGCGTCTTCGGTCTCGGCGCGCTGATGGTGTTCGCCGGTGGCCTGGTCAAGAACCCGTGGGCCAAGGGCGACAAGTCGCCGCTGTGGGTCTCGGGCTGGACCCCGGACCACGAGGGCGAGACCATCTACATCCGCCGCGACACCGGCCGCCCCGACGACATCGTCCTGGTGCGCCCGGAGGATCTGGACGCGGGTTCCATGGAGACGGTGTTCCCGTGGAAGGAGAAGTGGCGTGGTGACGAGCACGCCACCCTGCAGTCGCTGCGCGGTATCCGCAACTCGGTCATGCTGATTCGCCTGCGCACCGCGGACGCGGAGAAGGCGATCAAGCGCAAGGGCCAGGAGAGCTTCAACTACGGCGACTACTTCGCCTACTCGAAGATCTGCACCCACCTCGGCTGCCCCACCTCGCTGTTCGAGCAGCAGACCAACCGGATCCTGTGCCCCTGCCACCAGTCGCAGTTCCTGGCGACCGAATGGGGTAAGCCGGTCTTCGGTCCCGCCGCTCGCGCGCTGCCGCAGCTGCCGATCACCGTCAACTCCGAGGGCTACCTGGTCGCCGCAGGCGACTTCATCGAGCCGCTCGGACCGGCCTTCTGGGAGCGTCGTTCATGAGTCCTGCTGCTGGAGCCCAAGCCAATGCGATGGACGAGCGGTATCGCGCCGCTGCGTTCGCGAAGCGGTCGATCAACAAGGTCTTCCCGACCCACTGGTCGTTCCTGCTCGGTGAGATCGCGCTGTACTGCTTCATCATCCTGCTGCTGTCGGGTGTGTACCTGACCCTGTTCTTCGATCCGTCGATGAGCGAGGTCGTGTACAACGGCGCCTACCAGCCGCTGCGTGGTGTCACCATGTCGCGCGCCTACGAGACCTCGCTGGAGATCTCCTTCGAGGTGCGCGGTGGTCTGTTCGTCCGCCAGGTGCACCACTGGGCCGCACTGCTGTTCGCGGCGTCGATCATCGTGCACCTGTTCCGCATCTTCTTCACCGGCGCGTTCCGCAAGCCGCGTGAGGCGAACTGGGTGATCGGCTCGCTGCTGCTGATCCTGGCGATGTTCGAAGGCTTCTTCGGCTACTCGCTGCCCGACGATCTGCTCTCGGGTACCGGCCTGCGCGCCGCGTTCGGCGGTATCACCATGGGTATCCCGATCGCCGGCACCTGGATGCACTGGCTGATCTTCGGTGGCGACTTCCCCGGCACCATCATCATCCCGCGCCTCTACATCGCGCACGTGCTGCTGCTGCCCGGCATCATCCTCGCGCTGATCGCCGCGCACGTGGCGCTGGTGTGGTACCAGAAGCACACCCAGTTCCCCGGACCGGGCCGCACCGAGAACAACGTGGTCGGCGCCCGCATCATCCCGGTGTTCGCCGCCGACCAGGGCGCGTTCTTCGCCTTCACCCTCGGCATCATCGGCATCATGGGCGGCGTGCTGCAGATCAACCCGATCTGGAACCTGGGTCCGTACAACCCCTCTCAGGTCTCGGCGGGATCGCAGCCCGACTTCTACATGATGTGGACCGACGGCATGGCGCGCTTGATGCCGCCGTGGGAGATCTACATCGGCAACTACACGGTTCCGGCCGTGTTCTGGGTCGCGCTCATCATGGGCTTGGTGTTCACGCTGCTGATCGCCTACCCGTGGATCGAGAAGCGCCTCACCGGCGATGACGCACCGCACAACCTGCTGCAGCGTCCGCGTGACGTGCCGGTGCGGACCGCGATCGGTGCCATGGCGATCGCGTTCTACCTGGTGCTGACCCTGTCCTGCGTCAACGACATCCTGGCGTTGAAGTTCGACATCTCGCTGAACGCGACCACCTGGGCCGGCCGCATCGGCCTGCTGGTGCTGCCGCCGGTGGCGTACTACATCACCTACCGGTTCTGCCTGGGTCTGCAGCGCAGCGACCGCGCGGTGCTCGAGCACGGCATCGAGACCGGCGTGATCAAGCGCCTGCCGCACGGCGAGTACATCGAGGTGCACCAGCCGCTGGGCCCGGTCGACGACCACGGCCACCCGCTCCCGCTGGAGTACCAGGGCGCGCACGTGCCCAAGAAGATGAACAAGCTCGGCCTGGCCGGCAAGCCGGGCACCGGTTCGTTCCTCCGCCCGGATCCCTGGCAGGAGAGCGAAGCCCACTTCGAAGCCGAGGAGGCCGAAGAGCACAAGCAGCTCGCCGCCCTCGCGAAGGCCCAGCAGAAGGCCCTTGAAGACAAGTCCGGCCACTAGGCCGGTACAGCGCAAGGCCCCGAGTCGGAAACGACTCGGGGCCTTTGCTTTTGCGCCGTCAGCGGCGGCGGTGGGCTTCGATGGCCTCGAACTTGGCCAGGTTGTGGCGGGCGTCGGCGAGGGCGTCGTGGGCGTCCGGCGGGACCGGGGGGAGGTCGGGGCGGCCGTGTGCCTCCCAGTGCTGGCGCAGTTCGTTGGTGTAGCGGGGGAGGGTGTTGGGGAGGTCGACCATCGAACCCCACAGCTGGCACAGCGCCACGTGGTCGTAGGCGGCTACCCAGGCCCACAGTTCCGGCTGCACGGTGGGGCGGGGGACGAGGAATTTGTAGAGGTCTTCGCGGATCTGCTCGCGGCTGCGCCACAGCGGTGAGGCGGGCTGCGGCAGCTGCGGGAGCACGTATTTGCGCACCCAGGGACCGGCCCGCTCGGGATCGAATTCGGTTGATACCGCGTAGTATTCGCGGCCGTCCTCGCAGACGACCCCGATCGATACGAGGTCGATCGTCAACCCGTCCTCGATGAACTCGCAATCATAAAAGTAACGCGACGAGATCGCCTCTTTCGGTCGTCGGGTGGCATGGGCCAGTTGGGTCAACCCTAAGCCCGGGATGCGAGGCGTTTGCCGCAAGCCCCACCTAGGTGGATTTTCCCGACACCAAGGTTGCGATGGTTTCCTACTACCTCTGGGTATCTGCCCTTCGGCGGTGACCGTATTCTGAATCTCGTGAACTGGACCGTCGACGTACCCATCGACCGCTTGCCGGAACTGCCGCCGCTGCCCACCGAGCTGCGCAGACGTCTGGACGCGGCGCTGGCCCGTCCCGCGCTGCAGCAGCCCTCGTGGGACCCGGAGCAGGCGGCGAAGATGCGCACCGTGCTGGAGAGCGTGCCGCCGATCTGTGTGCCCGCCGAGGTGGAGGAGCTGCGCGAGCGGCTCGCCGAGGTGGCGCGCGGTGAGGCGTTCCTGATGCAGGGCGGTGACTGCGCGGAAACCTTCGCCGACAACACCGAGCCGCACATCCGCGGCAATATCCGCACGCTGCTCCAGATGGCGGTGGTGCTGACCTACGGCGCCAGCCTGCCCGTGGTGAAGGTCGCCCGGATCGCCGGTCAGTACGCCAAGCCGCGTTCCTCGGACACCGATTCGCTGGGCCTCACCTCCTACCGCGGCGACATGGTCAACTCGCTGGTCGCCGACGAGAAGCTGCGCGTGCACGACCCGTCCCGTCTGGTCCGCGCCTATGCCAACGCCAGCGCCGCGATGAACCTGGTGCGCGCGCTGACCAGCGCCGGCATGGCCGACCTGCACAAGGTGCACGACTGGAACCGCGACTTCGTCGCCCAGTCGCCGGCCGGAGCGCGCTATGAGGCCCTGGCCGAGGAGATCGACCGCGGCCTGGCTTTCATGAACGCCTGCCGGGTCAACGACCCCAGCTTGCAGTCCGCGCGCATCTACGCCAGCCACGAGGCGCTGGTGCTCGACTACGAGCGCGCCATGCTGCGCCTGGGCGAGAACCCGGCCACCGGGGAGCCCGCGCTCTACGACCTGTCGGCGCACTTCCTGTGGATCGGTGAGCGCACCCGTCAGCTCGACGGCGCGCACATCGCGTTCGCGGAGCTGCTGGCGAACCCGATCGGCCTGAAGATCGGCCCGACCACCACCCCGGAGCAGGCGGTGGAGTACGTGGAGCGCCTGGACCCGAAGAACGAGCCGGGCCGGTTGACCATCGTCTCGCGGATGGGCAACGGCAAGGTGCGTGACGCGCTGCCGCCGATCATCGAGAAGGTGCAGGCGACCGGCCATCAGGTCATCTGGCAGTGCGACCCGATGCACGGCAACACCCACGAGGCGTCCACCGGTTTCAAGACCCGCCACTTCGACCGCATCGTCGACGAGGTGCAGGGCTTCTTCGAGGTGCACCACGCGCTGGGTACGCATCCGGGCGGCCTGCACATCGAGCTGACCGGTGAGGACGTCACCGAATGCCTCGGTGGCGCGCAGGACATCTCGGATCTGGATCTCAACGACCGCTACGAGACAGCGTGCGACCCGCGCCTGAACACCCAGCAGTCGCTGGAGCTCGCGTTCCTGGTCGCCGAAATGCTGCGCTGACAACAAGATTCACGAGACGGGGCGCCGGGTTTCGACCCGGCGCCCCGTTTCGTCCGGTTCAGGCGGTCCGCAGCTGTGGCCGGTGCTGATCGAGCCAGACGGCCAGATCGAGGAACTGTTCCAGCCCGAGCCGGTCGGGCAGGTCGACGCCGCCGACGTCCCGCTGGGCGACTTTCCGGACCGCTGCCGCGTCCATGATTTCCAGCACCGGGTGTTCGGCCGCGAGCAGCTCGGCGGCCTGGCGTTGCAGCGCGCCGACATAGGGCGCGTCCTGGGCGATCGGGTAGTGCGATTTCTTCCGGTCGACCACGGAGCGGGGCAGCAGCTCGGCCGTGGCGGACCGCAGCAGGCTCTTCTCCCGGCCGTCGTGGGCTTTGAACGCCCACGGGACGTTGTGCAGGTAGTCGACGAGCCGGTGGTCGCAGAGCGGTACGCGCACCTCGAGGCCTACCGCCATGCTCATCCGGTCCTTACGGTCGAGCATCGCGCGCAAGAACCGGGTGATGTGCAGATAGGAGATCTGTCGCATCCGCGCGTCGAGCGGTCCCTCGCCGGGCAGCGGCTCGACGCGGGCCAGCGCGGTTCGGTACTGGTCCCGGACGTAGTTGTCCAGGTCGAGGGCGCGCGCCAGGTCCGGCCGCAGCAGCGCGGTGCGCCGGGTCATCGCTGTCGGCATCGCGGCCATCCAGGGGAAGGTGTCGGCATCGCGCAGCGCGGGTTCGTGGAACCAGCGGTATCCGGCGAAGACTTCGTCCGCGGACTCACCGGACAGCGCGACCGTCGACCGTTCCCGGACGGCTCGGGACAGCAGGTACAGCGAGGCATCCGAATCGCCGAGACCGAGCGGCAGATCCCGTGCGGCGACCACCGCCGCGCGGACCGGGGGAGCGGCCAGCTCGGCGGTGTCGATCTCGATGGTGTGATGGCGCGCGCCGACATGGCGGGCTGCCTCGTCCGCGAACGGCGAATCCAGGGTGCCGCGCCATTCGTCGGCTACGAAGTTCGCCTTCTGGTCCGAGAATTCCACGGTGAAGCTGCGGACGGACGCGCCGCTCGAACGCAGCTGCCGGGCGGCCAGCGCGGTGACCGCCGAGGAATCCAAGCCGCCGGAGAGCAGCGTGCACAGCGGTACGTCCGCGACGAGCTGGCGGCGGACGCTGTCGTCCAGCAGATCCCGGACCGTCGCGATAGTGCGGCCGAGGTCGTCGGTGTGTTCGGCGGTGCGCAGCGTCCAATAGCGCGACTCCCGCAAGCCGTCCCGGTCCACGGTGACGACGGTGCC
This genomic window contains:
- a CDS encoding polyadenylate-specific 3'-exoribonuclease AS, yielding MSSRYFYDCEFIEDGLTIDLVSIGVVCEDGREYYAVSTEFDPERAGPWVRKYVLPQLPQPASPLWRSREQIREDLYKFLVPRPTVQPELWAWVAAYDHVALCQLWGSMVDLPNTLPRYTNELRQHWEAHGRPDLPPVPPDAHDALADARHNLAKFEAIEAHRRR
- a CDS encoding c-type cytochrome, which translates into the protein MSSSPPSAPEPAASVGNGQATKVRKQRRLRRRIAGGLALLVGLVGAGFLATALTPEPQVATANQDQTALIREGKQLYDTSCITCHGANLQGITDRGPSLVGVGDAAVYFQVSTGRMPLAANQAQAARKPVKFDAAQTDALMAYIQANGGGPTVVRDANGEIAQESLRGADVARGSELFRMNCASCHNFTGRGGALSSGKYAPPLNEANEQQIYAAMLTGPENMPKFSDRQLTPEEKRDIVAYVRNADEESAPGGWDLGGFGPATEGLAAWVIGIVAIVGAAMWIGSRS
- a CDS encoding ubiquinol-cytochrome c reductase iron-sulfur subunit; this translates as MGRPDEGQDSELSKVTHEVDVNRDYTEAELDAMSRDELVKLGTMRDGVDVAYRRERFPIPGTRAEKRAEREVSFWFAVSALSAAALIGVFLFWPWEFKGKNEEGHQAYSLFTPLIGLTFGISILVVGVAVVLIRKKFIPAELSIQDRHDGPSPEVERRTLAAQLGDALDTSTLARRKMITRTAGAGLGVFGLGALMVFAGGLVKNPWAKGDKSPLWVSGWTPDHEGETIYIRRDTGRPDDIVLVRPEDLDAGSMETVFPWKEKWRGDEHATLQSLRGIRNSVMLIRLRTADAEKAIKRKGQESFNYGDYFAYSKICTHLGCPTSLFEQQTNRILCPCHQSQFLATEWGKPVFGPAARALPQLPITVNSEGYLVAAGDFIEPLGPAFWERRS
- a CDS encoding ubiquinol-cytochrome c reductase cytochrome b subunit; protein product: MSPAAGAQANAMDERYRAAAFAKRSINKVFPTHWSFLLGEIALYCFIILLLSGVYLTLFFDPSMSEVVYNGAYQPLRGVTMSRAYETSLEISFEVRGGLFVRQVHHWAALLFAASIIVHLFRIFFTGAFRKPREANWVIGSLLLILAMFEGFFGYSLPDDLLSGTGLRAAFGGITMGIPIAGTWMHWLIFGGDFPGTIIIPRLYIAHVLLLPGIILALIAAHVALVWYQKHTQFPGPGRTENNVVGARIIPVFAADQGAFFAFTLGIIGIMGGVLQINPIWNLGPYNPSQVSAGSQPDFYMMWTDGMARLMPPWEIYIGNYTVPAVFWVALIMGLVFTLLIAYPWIEKRLTGDDAPHNLLQRPRDVPVRTAIGAMAIAFYLVLTLSCVNDILALKFDISLNATTWAGRIGLLVLPPVAYYITYRFCLGLQRSDRAVLEHGIETGVIKRLPHGEYIEVHQPLGPVDDHGHPLPLEYQGAHVPKKMNKLGLAGKPGTGSFLRPDPWQESEAHFEAEEAEEHKQLAALAKAQQKALEDKSGH
- a CDS encoding class II 3-deoxy-7-phosphoheptulonate synthase, which produces MNWTVDVPIDRLPELPPLPTELRRRLDAALARPALQQPSWDPEQAAKMRTVLESVPPICVPAEVEELRERLAEVARGEAFLMQGGDCAETFADNTEPHIRGNIRTLLQMAVVLTYGASLPVVKVARIAGQYAKPRSSDTDSLGLTSYRGDMVNSLVADEKLRVHDPSRLVRAYANASAAMNLVRALTSAGMADLHKVHDWNRDFVAQSPAGARYEALAEEIDRGLAFMNACRVNDPSLQSARIYASHEALVLDYERAMLRLGENPATGEPALYDLSAHFLWIGERTRQLDGAHIAFAELLANPIGLKIGPTTTPEQAVEYVERLDPKNEPGRLTIVSRMGNGKVRDALPPIIEKVQATGHQVIWQCDPMHGNTHEASTGFKTRHFDRIVDEVQGFFEVHHALGTHPGGLHIELTGEDVTECLGGAQDISDLDLNDRYETACDPRLNTQQSLELAFLVAEMLR